ATTAACACTGACCATGGTAAACTTACAATACAACCCCATGTGTAATGACACGTTCAGCTCCGCTACATTTGTATCTCACTCTGGAAGATATAATTGTATATCACATTGAACATTAGTGTCTATAATGAGTCAATTCTGAACCATAATAATGCAATCCCATGAGATCACATGACTGGTTTGACTAATGCATCTTTGACTACTAAAGTTCACATATGTTAAGTTTCCGGAACATTTCATATGCTTTGTTTCATTCATGAAATGCAAGATACAACCATCTGCTAGATTTATTATATGTACTTAGTATTATATCAATATTATTAATAGACTAATTCACAGAAGACAAAACCATAAAACAGTGCACGCAGTTCGGTGACAAGTCCAGAGCTCATAGCTGAGATTGATATCTGCAATTAATGTGGATCGTGTGCCCATAAAATATCAGCCTGCAGTGTGTGAGAATGCAGATCCACTCCTTCACCATTCACTGTGTCCATACAACtaaactgtactgtatataaaagtcATTCCACAGTATAAGCCACACCATATCAAACACCCGGTATAAAGGGGTAGCCTACCCTTTATCTAGTGCTAACAAGTGGAATATAACCCAGTCCCCTCTATATTGTCTTTCAACATGTCTTTGTTGGTATTGGGGTAGAGCGCCTGTAAGGGATCCCCTAACTTCTCTATTCCACAAAGTTCCCTGTGCTTGAGTTCCCTGGTGAGAAAAGCACATTAAAAATATTTGTCATCATCATCTTTATGCCAGAAGGCAAAATAACCCTTtaactgataagaaaaaaaacagcattgcCCTGTATGAAAGCTGAGATTATTACTGTGCCTTCACCCATTACTCCTGTAAGATATCCAGATGTCACTTGTAAGACATATGGCAAATGAAACggctatactgtataataatttaCAAGCAATCTACACCACAGCACAGAGAAGCATGTTATCTCATACTAAAATAAGGCTAGACAGACATACAAACAGATagcgatgatagatagatagatagatagatagatagatagatagatagatagatagatagatagatagatagatagagatagatagatagatagatagatagataaaagagatagatagatagatagatagatagatagattaaagatagatagatagatgagatagatagatgatagatagatagatagatagatagatagatagatagatagatagataggagatagatagatagatagatagatagatagatagatgatagatagatagatagatagatgatagaaagatagatagatagatagatagatagatagatagataggagatagatagatagatagatagatagatagatagatagatgatagatagatagatagatagatagatagatagatagatagataggagatagatagatagatagatagatagatagatgatagatagatagatagatagatagatagatagatagatagataggagatagatagatagatagatagatagatagatgatagatagatagatagatagatagatagatgatagataggagatagatagatagatagatagatagatagatagatagataggagatagatagatagatgatagatagaaagatagatagatagatagatagatagatagatagatagatagatagatagattaataaaAGATGCTCTAACataatgtatactatatacacgtTTAATTTCTGTAATTTGTAGTTCTGCTCCATGAGCTTTGTAATATAAATAAGACACAGTTGTCCCCTCTCGGCTCCCTGGGTTGCTGTGCCACAGCTGTATGCATAGAACAGATGTTTCATATCCCAGAGCAATGAAACTTAgctcatatatattatttatatattagggAAAGAAGATCTAATGATATAAAGATGCAGACCTACATCAGGAACAATTGGACAGTATTTGCAATGGCATTTAGGCTTTGTGTATGTGCTACTTCTATAATACAGCATGTCTTCAGCAGGGGTGGAGCTAGGGGAGGAGCTGGGGAGGAGCATGTTCCTCAGGGGCTTAGCAGTCACCACTGGAACCAGCAGCAAGTGATAAAGAAGCTCTACTGAAATAGAAAAAGTGTGATTTTTAATTTCTTTCTACAGAAAAAGTGGCACCTatgtccatgggctgtgtctggtattgcaattcaTTTCCAGGCAAGTGAATAGAGCTAaactgcaatatcagacacaacccatggacaagcATTTGTACGTGTTATAAATTTGATTCTTATATGGTACAATTCCCTGTAATAATTCAGTTTTTGTAATAATAGGGATGCATATTATGTTGACTGCAGTGTCACTGAGGCTGCTTTCACTGCGCCGGCAGTGTTGGTTTACTTGATGAGTCTGGAGAGATCTGTTCAGCAGAATCTTGGCAGAGTTTCCATCTACTTTACTATACAGAATAACGCAGCAGGCTGAGCTATAGTGTGCTATATATTTACAACATGGGGGACAGATGCAATGGTATACCTCATGTACTCTCctgatatacagtactgtgcaaaaggttTAGGCAGGAGTGGAAAACAATGCTGCAAattaaaaatgcttttttttaaaaaaaagtaagggttaattgtttatttttgtcaattaaaaaaatgcaaagataatgaagaaaagagaaatctaaatcacatcattatttggtgtgaccacactTTGAAAACAGcagcaattcttctaggtacacttgcacaggGGCGTAGCTTTAAGGGATGAAGAGGTAGTAAAGGCCCTGGAGTCTACAATATAAAAAGATTCTAGTATTATGAAtatcacacagtaagtagaggggtcccattacaaattttgcactggggctcGGGAGCCTCAAGTTACGTCTCTGCACGTGCATACAGTGATGGAAGGAACGTGGCAGGGAGGTTCTTCCAAATATCTTGAAGAACTAAGTGGAtctaggcttgctcaaatccttctgtctcttcatgatcCTAGACAGATTTTatgtcaaaggggttgtcccatctaaaggatcctatctatactgatagcttatgtaaatggaAGAATTTCTTCTCCCCATTCCCccatttacacagtgttgctataacaacagacctgtaggacaagtgatgtcattcactcactgctcttgctggcaggacaatccattcagataattgAAGTTTGGTGATAAAGAgtcttatctctatatgtaaacacacagataatactgagtggttctgtacaagcatttgcatattatctgatctgcaaaagtgttctgtgtcccattcagcaggaaggaggaggggggagagaaatacaggaagtgagaagcagacactacaGGCAGagggctgagacactgagatgagaaaacccctttaagatgagaaTTTTGTGGGGGGCCACATCACCCCTTCCAGGACCTGTCTAAAACTTGTGAACATCACTTTACCACGtttaacaaaagtaaaaaaatgcaGTGTGAGAAGAACCTTAGCATGATGGACAGTAGGGCATCAGTAATAGGGCAGATGACTTATGACTGGGCTTCCAAACACATATATGAAGTCAAGTCTGTATACAGGCATCCATAACTATTACTTTTTTAGAGGGGGACGCCAAAATGTATATTTGCACCAGGTGAAAGAAAGTGTAACTTTGTCACATAAGAATACTACAAAAATGTATACAAATGTAAGTAACAGACATATAATCATATAATATTTTAGTAGCCGTAGTGTCTGTGACATCCTCAGGTCTAAGATAGATATATGTGTCTGTACAGGAAGAAGAAGTAGAACAGCACACCATTATTATTTCATCCCACACAGCATAGGTATGGACTTTCTATACAAGTTGTGTACTTTCAAGTAGCATCCACCACATTCTACTCCTATACCTGCCCTAAGCCCCAGCGTCACTGATACAGACACTCCCACATCACTTCCCCTGGCGGTGGGTTTTCCATTTGGCTCTATAACTGATGTCTGACATAGGATCTTAATCAAAACGATGCATTGAACATTACTGGATGCTTGTAACTGtagcacacaaacatggggaggacgtacaaactccttgcagatgtcatcctCACCCAGAATAGAACCTAGAACTCCAGGACATtggcgctaaccactgagccaccattctgTCATTGGTGAACTATGCTCCTTATCACACATACACTCTGTACATTTTTGTTGTCTAATGCTCCAGATTACAACTAAACCATCATGTATCATTACACCTTTTCTCTTTTcgagcggaaaacacatggacccatcttagtctatgggatctgcaggcTTCCTAAGGTaattgctattttatgtggattaggtctccgttcggagggtccccaagcagaccccagatggaaacccaagtgcagatgtgaacctagcctcagattGCATAGATTGAAGTAAATCAAAGCACCAAAGGGAAAGTAAAATGTTATAATGTCAGGGTCTAAGCAGTTCCATGTAGTCACCACACTTAATTTAGACAGTAAATACCCAGTTAATATATTCTAATGTTACATCACCATGGTAACCATCGTTACTGTGTCTTAAGACTACTGTTTCCAGTCATTGTCTAAAGGGGGAAACTGTAATCTAAAACTTGCCATTCAGGCACCAACAGTGTCTACTGATAGACATTAGTGTGATttctaatactatacaatgtataagtGCAGTTCAATGACTGGGGGCCCCAACAGTTGTATTCTAGCTTCTGTGCTTACTTTACTATGTAACAGTCTTTATTCATTCACAAAAATATTTCCCAGTAACATAATTTTAAGCATCTAGGGGCATATGTACTATGGGCCCATTGCCATCTGGAGAAATGGGGCTCATATTGGACTTACATCTTATTTTAAAGCAGTTTTCTGCATTCAGAATACtgttggcctatccttaggatgtcAAATCTGTGGGGGCCAAGTCTTCGAACccttgccgatcagctgtttgtaggGACTGCAGCATTGTCGAGCGTTGTGGccttattattttttacattggtGCAGTACATCTAACCACCTTCCCTTTACTTAGTAGCGGCAGTGCTTAGAGTTAGACCTTCACCGGTCTAATACTGATGGACTATGCTAACaagaggccatcaatattattatCTTAGAATGCCCCTTTAATGGGTAGTTAGAACCTAGACAAGGATTCCCCTTCATAGACCCTGCAGGGTTTAGTTATCAACCTAAGGATCTTGGGAAACAAATATCAAGTTGTCTTATCTGACGTGTTTCTGGGTATCATGGCGTCAGTCAACACTGGAAGGATGTCCTACTTGATTCTTATCTATGGGGTTCTATTTCCTCTACATACACCAAGGATGGTTCCTTAAAACACAGAGGTTCTAGCTACAACTGTGACCCAAAAGCTCTAAGCTTCGTTTTTTCAATAGTTAATACCCTTATATCAATCCTCAATAAATGTCTCGATGGATATAATTTACATCAGTACAATTTCCATTGTGGAAGGATTGCAAAAAGTCTCAAAAACTTCTCTTGCTGACAATCgtaataatataatttttaaGCTAACATTTTTTGAACTATTATCCCTTATTGTTTCCTTATCTGTGCTGACACAGGCTGATGTCAATATATATTAGGGTTACCCATCCTTTGCCTCTGACGGGCCAATCGCTACATCCTGTTGTGTTCATTATTCAACTCTCTTGTAGAATGTAACGCACCGTAATGTTAATTCTAAAAGATGAATTATCACTTCATTTCAGAAACAGGATAATTAGAGAACAAATCCGCCTAAGGCTCATTCCATTCTTCAAAAAGCATATGAAAAAGATATTTCAGAATGCATTTTAGAATGGCATATGAAAGTGTTTTATGGGATAAGAGCTCAGAGTTCAAACTTTATGATTTAATAAATCTTTCATCAAAGAAAAGTCTAATTTAGTGAAAAGAAATAATTCAAGAAAACCTAAAAGGAGCTTTTCCACTAACATAAATGTTAAGATATTGTTTGCTTCTTCTGGGACTTGTAACAACACCTTACAAAAACATGAGTGCCGTCTTTCAAACACAGCCAGTACTGCAGGTTGTGTGTGATATTCCAGCTTatactcattcatttcaatagagcTGAGCAGCAATGATACAGTCTGTAGACTAGTGTGTCCATTATTAGAAAAATGCAGTCATGCAGAACTATTATATTCCAACGGAAAGAGGAGTTGCCCATAAAAGCTAAAATCATCTCTGAAAAAATGAAAGCCATGATCTAATTGGTTTCTGTGTGTACCTTCTCCCAAACTGTGCCAATGACATTGTAATACACGTACATGTAGTGTAGTGAACCAATAAGAGGTGATATATCAAATATTATCTCATTTTATGTAAGCAAGTGGTGGTCAATTTCGGTTGTCTAGGTTCTCTAACTGTAGAGTGTTCAATAAGCTATGTGAAAGAACAACAGTTAATGAACTATAATATGAGTCTGTGAAGATAGCTAAAAAATTTTGTGGTGGTAGACCCTGAGAATCAGTTAAGCCACCAGGTTTACTAATTCTGTCTAATATTTACAAGCTCAGACTAGACCATTCTTAAAAGTATCAGATCTATcacagtcagcgccgcacctcccatgaggcgacctgaaacgaccgctttaggcggcgctataccagggcctcagggagggcggcatttttgattacctaagccagtccaggacaagctgtcctgtactggcttagcaccgagtggtggtttggggaggccactggagcagcgctgctccagcagcctcctctcacgctcaggcagagagcaggtcgtctccgtgcctgctctctgccggcgaacggcgctaagccccgccccctgcacttcGCCACCCCCCGCCGGTCcgtcacgcccccttcgctccgcccccgccggctttctgtagttcgcctcgggcggcgaaaggggcaggttcgcccctgatcACATTGGATAACACTGGATTATAAATCTGGTTCAGACTTAGTCTGCCTAGTCTAAATTTAGACCTATTAGTTAGCTAACTTAGAGACATAAATTTGTTGTAGAATTTTGGTGCAATTCTGTCACACATCATTGCTTCTTAAGTCTACCTTTTCGAAAGTGTTTGCCCATGAACCCATGCTTAAATcacataataaatgtggtgcacagtTTGTAGGCCATGCCATCGTTCTGTAAATTAATCTACTTGTTCTTCTTGTTTCAGGCTTGCACATTGGAGTGTGAGGGAAAGATGCCAACGGCTAAAGCATGGGGTACCTGCAAAGAGCTTCTGCAAACTGCCAAAGATAGCTCTCAAGAGGCAGAAAAAGAACAAGGTATCGATAGCCATTTACTTGCCAAAAAGTATGGAGGGTTTATGAAAAGATATGGTGGCTTCATGAAGAAGAAAATGGATGAGCTTTACCATGTCGAACCAGAAGAGGAGTCCAATGGTGGAGAAATTCTTGCTAAGAAATATGGAGGTTTCATGAAGAAAGAGTATGATAGTGACACTTCAGATCTCCTGAGGGAGCTTCTGGGCACTGGTGGGGATCCTGAAACTGGTCTTTACCGTGAGAACAACAGTGAGACACCAGGAGAGATCAACAAAAGATATGGTGGCTTCATGAGAGATTACAGAAGAAGCTCAGACTTAGAAGATGAAGGAAGAGAATTCCAGAAGAGATATGGAGGATTTATGAGAAGAGTAGGCAGGCCAGAATGGTGGCAAGACTACCAAAAAAGATATGGAGGTTTCATGAGGCGCTTTGCAGATTCTCTTCTTCCTTCAGATGAAGACGGTGAAAGTTATTCCAAAGAAATCCCAGAAATGGATAAGAGATATGGAGGATTTATGAGATTTTAACCCCCCCTTATCCAACTACTGAAAAAGACTGCCTCATTGACCATATTTTATTGTAATGtgttgcctgcactgtacagttTTTTACTGTCTTAGTTAACAATGCAACTTGTAATCTGTTACACCAGGCTCTGTGTTCTTTATAACTCAACAACAGGATCAGTTTGTCACACTTGAGTTTATACAGTAGGTATTATGCTGAAAATATTTTTGttactgtatttttttcttttgaacaGAATACATCTACCAATGCttattgtatataaataaattgTTCATCTTATCTGCACAGTTTATGGTTTGTCATTTTTAACTCTACAGGTTAGGATCACCTTTTGATAGGAAAGGAGCATTTGTACATAGCATATTTGATACCACTACTGTATACTTTCATGCTAAAGACAAATCAATCATCCATAACATTAAGATCACCTGCCTAGCTTTGTGTAGGTCCTCTTCGTGTCACCAAAATAGCTCTGTCCTATTGAGGCACGGACTCCACAACACTTCTGAAGATGTTCTATGGTATTTGGCATCCAAATGTTATTTATAGATCCAATAAGTCCAGTAAGTTGGGAGTTGTGGTCTTCATGGAACGTACATATTTTCTAGCACACCCCACAAAAGCTGAATCTGGTGTGTAAGCCAACACCTTGAACTTTTTCTTTGGTTCCACAAACCACTTCTGAACAGATTTGCAAAGCACATTATCATGCCATTGCCATTGGGGGATACCAGTGCCACAAGGGGTGTACAGTACTTGGTCTACAACAATATTTAGGTAGGTGGAATGTGTCAAATTAAGTTCCACATCAATTCTAAGACCTAAGATTTCTCAGTGTGACATTTTCTTGAAACATTAACCACAAATATTAACTTTTTTCAATAATAGACGCTACAGTAGTTTTtctgttagggtgagttcacatggaggaaagtggagcgcggATACGATCCacactccaattgaaatcaatgggagcgtatacagcccgcaaagtctcacacggcgtatacatgccacatcacgcggcacgttactccgtgtacaCTTACCCTTAGATTGGATCACATGTGTCAGCCTTCAATTGCCACATGATCTATGAACCTTAGGCACCCATGACTCTGAGTTTACCTATTGTCGTTCCTTGGACTTCTTTTGTTTGTTCCTCCACTGCATACCAGGAATACCCAACAAGACCTGCCACTTTGGAGatgctttaggccgggttcacacagagtattttggttcgtaatgtggaacgtagacgccgcggaagcttttgcgggccgtatacgctcccattgttttcaatgggagccggtaccgtatacgcggcgctattttgcagccgccgcaaaatcacggccacaacatagcgccgcgtatacggtactggttcccattgaaaacaatgggagcgtatacggcccgcaaaagctcccgcggcgtctacgttccacattatgaaccaaaatactccgtgtgaacctggcctaaaccTACCTATTTAGCCATGATAACTTGAATCTTGTCAAAGTTGCTCAGATCCTTAAACTTGCCAATTTTCTTGCTTCCAACACATCAATTTCAAGAAACAACTGTTCATTTGTTGTCTAAGGAACCGTCCACACATTTTCTGATCTTCTCCCCATGTAACACCAGATTGCTACTCAGTCTTAAAATGAGAGTTGTATTGAGAAGCATGTCTTCGGACATAGAGAAAGAGTGTGAACATCTTAAGGTGAAAGTTTAAATCAAACAAGCAACAGTATAAAATACAAGTTTCTATAACGTCACACATACACTGCCATTAATAGTTTTGGAATGACTGAGAAAttatttgttttggttttttttttgctattatcaattattttcttaatataaaacttttttattaatcaATTTTACATTCTGTTCATGATTATAGGCGGGGGGCATATTGTCTATATTGCCGTGAACAGATGTTAAAATAACGCATGCCAAAATATGTTTGactaaaaaagccaccaaaagtgTTTGTAAAAAATGCAATAACTTACTGAGACAAATaagtaggtaaaaaaaaaatccaccacaTTCCCCATTTAACCTTCACttataatatacaataaatagGAATTGCTGAGAGTCTCCAGTTTATAAGAAGTTGGAATATTTTCCTGCCAAATCTGACATCAGGCATGGACAGAAACAAATACATACTGATCAGATCATTTGTGGTTGTTGCACTTTGAGTCTATCCAATGAGGCCATCTAATAAATATTTGCAGTGGTGACCATTCTTTGAGACCATCCAGTGATCCGATCCAGCATGTATTATGCATGGGCCATGAGAGCATCAGAATGGCATCTGGGTGCTGGATAGTTGCCTCTGAAACCGTTCTGTCCAGTGTACAGTTACAGCTTTTCATGCCCAAGGTCAGACCGCAATCGATTCTAAATCGATTCTTGATCAGCTGAATCGGTAAAATGTGATCACGTAAGATTGGCCAATGTTATTACCCTTAGATCCAAGATGAAGAGGCTCAAAGAAGATGGGGACCAGACATCACCACTGAGCCCAGGGAAGATCAGAAACACAGTTATTATGATAATAATATTTGTAATTCAGACAGGAATCAAAACTGCTGGGCAAACCTCACGAACATTCGCGACAGTAGACCCACGTTGCTAACAATGTCCTCCTAAAATGGGACAATGACTCGAAGCCTTGCTCAGAATTATAGACCTTAGCAGTCAGCGTTTTGTCCACAAGGAATTGACCACTGCAGTTATGACATCTC
This genomic stretch from Leptodactylus fuscus isolate aLepFus1 chromosome 4, aLepFus1.hap2, whole genome shotgun sequence harbors:
- the PENK gene encoding proenkephalin-A, which encodes MQSMALVTRYYCLVLAITTYLAVEIRADCSKDCASCAYHMGQATEINSLACTLECEGKMPTAKAWGTCKELLQTAKDSSQEAEKEQGIDSHLLAKKYGGFMKRYGGFMKKKMDELYHVEPEEESNGGEILAKKYGGFMKKEYDSDTSDLLRELLGTGGDPETGLYRENNSETPGEINKRYGGFMRDYRRSSDLEDEGREFQKRYGGFMRRVGRPEWWQDYQKRYGGFMRRFADSLLPSDEDGESYSKEIPEMDKRYGGFMRF